The following are from one region of the Microbacterium sp. BK668 genome:
- a CDS encoding FAD-dependent oxidoreductase, whose amino-acid sequence MTSDAIVVGGGVGGLVAARRLAREGFAVTLLERSGALGGQVARQRIGGVDLDAAAESFATRGGAVAAFLAELGLGDDIVTPNPAPAWLHRVDGSAVPLPSTGLLGIPGEPLAADVVNAIGRGAAERAARDADLPALAGTDAASLGELVRLRMGDAVVAGLVAPVVRGVHSVSPDALPVERAHPRLRAEVLAQGSLAGAVRAIRAASPAGSQVAGIRGGMFRLVDALEADCRRLGVRIEVGARVTSVEPDAVVVAGRRRAGLVLRASGSVPDVSRRVTLVTLLVDAPALDSAPRGTGVLVAADAPAVRARALTHLTGKWEWIAAALAGRHAVRLSYDGVPEDAVATAARDAGILLGHPRIEVLDATQHTWDRGAGEPPGDLPSVGETAAGTGLASVIPQAERIARELSQARGIRPVPATGERMEG is encoded by the coding sequence ATGACCTCTGACGCGATCGTCGTCGGCGGTGGTGTCGGCGGACTCGTCGCCGCGCGCCGTCTCGCTCGCGAAGGGTTCGCCGTGACCCTGCTCGAGCGGTCCGGCGCCCTCGGCGGTCAGGTCGCGCGTCAGCGCATCGGGGGCGTCGACCTCGACGCGGCCGCCGAGTCGTTCGCGACGAGAGGCGGTGCCGTCGCCGCGTTCCTCGCCGAGCTAGGTCTCGGCGACGACATCGTCACGCCGAACCCCGCTCCCGCCTGGCTGCACCGCGTCGACGGCAGCGCCGTGCCGCTGCCGTCGACGGGCCTGCTCGGCATCCCCGGAGAGCCGCTCGCCGCCGACGTCGTGAACGCGATCGGACGCGGCGCCGCCGAGCGGGCCGCTCGCGACGCCGACCTGCCCGCCCTGGCGGGGACGGATGCCGCGTCCCTCGGCGAGCTCGTGCGGCTGCGGATGGGCGACGCCGTCGTGGCAGGGCTCGTTGCTCCCGTCGTCCGCGGCGTGCACTCGGTGAGCCCCGACGCGCTGCCGGTCGAGCGCGCGCACCCGCGCCTGCGCGCCGAGGTCCTGGCGCAGGGCTCGCTCGCGGGAGCCGTCCGGGCGATCCGTGCCGCGTCCCCCGCCGGCTCCCAGGTCGCCGGCATCCGAGGCGGCATGTTCCGTCTCGTGGACGCCCTCGAGGCGGACTGCCGTCGCCTCGGCGTACGGATCGAGGTCGGCGCCCGGGTGACCTCCGTCGAGCCGGACGCGGTCGTCGTCGCGGGCCGTCGCCGCGCGGGACTCGTCCTGCGCGCGAGCGGGTCCGTGCCCGACGTGTCTCGGCGGGTGACGCTCGTGACCCTGCTCGTCGACGCACCGGCGCTCGACAGCGCGCCTCGGGGCACCGGCGTGCTCGTCGCCGCGGACGCGCCCGCGGTGCGGGCGCGGGCACTGACGCATCTCACCGGGAAGTGGGAGTGGATCGCTGCGGCGCTGGCCGGGCGGCACGCCGTGCGCCTCTCCTACGACGGCGTGCCGGAGGACGCCGTCGCGACGGCGGCGCGCGATGCCGGCATCCTTCTCGGGCATCCCCGGATCGAGGTGCTCGACGCGACGCAGCACACGTGGGATCGCGGCGCGGGAGAGCCGCCCGGCGACCTCCCCTCGGTGGGCGAGACCGCTGCCGGGACGGGCCTCGCGTCGGTCATTCCGCAGGCCGAGCGCATCGCGCGGGAACTCTCGCAGGCGAGAGGAATTCGCCCCGTCCCCGCGACAGGGGAGAGGATGGAGGGGTGA
- the hemQ gene encoding hydrogen peroxide-dependent heme synthase, protein MWAVFRRDPHPAPVPDGAPAAAEVVAELGETVRAIYDVSGLRADADVLVWLVGDSAEGLQAALRALRRSRELAPLLPTWNTLGVHRDAEFSRDHAPAFARGLAPKDWLTVYPFVRSYEWYILPAAERGQMLGEHGRMGREFPQVQSNTVASFALGDYEWILALEADDVTDLVDLMRHLRATEARRHVREEVPFFTGRRITPDELTEVLS, encoded by the coding sequence CTGTGGGCCGTATTCCGCCGCGACCCGCACCCCGCCCCCGTGCCCGACGGCGCGCCGGCAGCGGCGGAGGTCGTCGCCGAGCTCGGCGAGACGGTGCGGGCGATCTACGACGTGTCGGGCCTGCGCGCCGACGCCGACGTGCTCGTGTGGCTCGTAGGCGACTCGGCCGAGGGGCTCCAGGCCGCCCTCCGGGCGCTGCGCCGGTCGCGCGAGCTCGCGCCGCTCCTGCCGACCTGGAACACGCTCGGCGTGCACCGCGACGCCGAGTTCAGCCGTGACCATGCGCCGGCTTTCGCGCGCGGCCTCGCGCCCAAGGACTGGCTCACGGTCTACCCCTTCGTCCGCAGCTACGAGTGGTACATCCTGCCGGCGGCAGAGCGCGGCCAGATGCTCGGGGAGCACGGACGCATGGGCCGCGAGTTCCCGCAGGTGCAGAGCAACACGGTGGCGAGCTTCGCGCTCGGAGACTACGAGTGGATCCTCGCCCTCGAGGCCGACGACGTGACCGACCTCGTCGACCTCATGCGGCACCTGCGCGCGACCGAGGCGCGGCGTCACGTGCGCGAAGAGGTCCCCTTCTTCACCGGCCGACGCATCACGCCCGACGAGCTCACCGAGGTGCTCTCGTGA
- the hemC gene encoding hydroxymethylbilane synthase gives MTLRIGTRASTLARAQAGTIADALGAELVPIVSEGDRSTASLASLGGSGVFATALRDALRAGEVDAVVHSFKDLPTAPSDGLAIGAVPPRADARDVVCSRGSLALDDLPEGARVGTGSPRRRAQIAARRPDLVLVDIRGNIDSRLERVTTDDPVRALDAVILAAAGLDRIGRLDAVAEFLSLDRWPTAPAQGALAVETRAGDEHLVSRLDHRATRWSAEAERGVLARLEAGCAAPIGARSFVDDGLLFLTARVYRPDGGAHVTSSHAMPSDADAPADLAHRVADELLAQGAAELAPLSP, from the coding sequence ATGACCCTGCGGATCGGCACGCGGGCGAGCACGCTCGCCCGCGCCCAGGCCGGGACGATCGCCGACGCCCTCGGCGCGGAGCTCGTCCCGATCGTCTCGGAGGGCGACCGCAGCACGGCCTCACTGGCATCGCTCGGCGGGTCGGGCGTGTTCGCGACCGCCCTGCGCGATGCGCTTCGCGCAGGAGAGGTGGATGCTGTCGTCCACTCGTTCAAGGACCTCCCCACCGCGCCGTCCGACGGCCTCGCCATCGGCGCCGTCCCGCCCCGCGCAGACGCGCGCGACGTCGTGTGCTCGCGCGGCAGCCTCGCGCTCGACGATCTGCCCGAGGGAGCCCGCGTCGGCACGGGCTCCCCGCGTCGTCGCGCGCAGATCGCCGCCCGCCGTCCCGACCTCGTGCTCGTCGACATCCGCGGCAACATCGACTCGCGGCTGGAGCGCGTGACGACCGACGATCCTGTACGCGCGCTCGATGCCGTCATCCTCGCCGCCGCGGGCCTCGACCGCATCGGCCGGCTCGATGCCGTCGCGGAGTTCCTCTCCCTCGATCGCTGGCCCACGGCGCCCGCCCAGGGCGCCCTGGCCGTCGAGACGCGCGCCGGCGACGAGCACCTCGTCTCCCGCCTGGATCACCGCGCGACGCGGTGGTCGGCAGAGGCGGAGCGCGGCGTGCTCGCGCGGCTCGAAGCGGGCTGCGCGGCACCCATCGGCGCGCGCTCCTTCGTCGACGACGGACTCCTCTTCCTGACCGCGCGGGTGTACCGGCCCGACGGCGGCGCGCACGTCACGAGCTCGCACGCGATGCCGTCCGACGCCGACGCCCCCGCAGACCTCGCGCACCGCGTCGCCGACGAGCTCCTCGCGCAGGGCGCGGCCGAGCTCGCGCCCCTTTCCCCCTGA
- the hemB gene encoding porphobilinogen synthase has protein sequence MSLPDAAFPAARPRRLRATPAWRRLVAETRVHPSQLVLPMFVAEGASEAVPIGSMPGVMQHTTETVKAELQRAAEAGIGGVMLFGVPEHKDAAGSGATDPDGILNAATRIAVAEVGDALVVQTDLCLDEFTDHGHCGVLDERGRVDNDTTLERYRDMALAQAEAGSALLGLSGMMDGQVAAVRDALDGAGRPDVALLGYAAKYASPFYGPFREAVQSSLQGDRRTYQLDAANRREGLREVALDIAEGADIVMVKPAMSYLDVLADAAAVSPVPVWAYQVSGEYAMVEAAAANGWIDRERTIDETITSIVRAGADAVLTYWAIEAAERLGAR, from the coding sequence ATGTCCCTTCCCGACGCCGCGTTCCCCGCCGCCCGCCCCCGTCGCCTCCGGGCGACACCCGCCTGGCGCCGGCTGGTCGCCGAGACCCGAGTCCACCCCTCGCAGCTCGTCCTGCCGATGTTCGTGGCCGAGGGCGCGTCGGAGGCCGTGCCGATCGGGTCGATGCCCGGCGTGATGCAGCACACGACGGAGACGGTGAAGGCCGAGCTGCAGCGCGCGGCCGAGGCGGGCATCGGCGGAGTCATGCTCTTCGGGGTGCCTGAGCACAAGGACGCGGCGGGGTCGGGCGCGACGGACCCGGACGGCATCCTCAACGCGGCCACGCGCATCGCCGTCGCCGAGGTCGGGGACGCGCTCGTCGTGCAGACCGACCTGTGCCTGGACGAGTTCACCGACCACGGGCATTGCGGCGTGCTCGACGAGCGGGGACGAGTGGACAACGACACGACGCTCGAGCGCTACCGCGACATGGCCCTCGCGCAGGCCGAGGCCGGTTCGGCGCTGCTCGGGCTCTCGGGCATGATGGACGGCCAGGTCGCGGCGGTCCGCGATGCGCTCGACGGCGCCGGCCGGCCGGATGTCGCCCTCCTCGGCTACGCCGCGAAGTACGCGTCGCCGTTCTACGGCCCGTTCCGCGAGGCCGTGCAGTCGTCGCTCCAGGGCGACCGTCGGACGTATCAGCTCGACGCGGCCAACCGGCGCGAGGGCCTCCGCGAGGTCGCGCTCGACATCGCCGAGGGCGCCGACATCGTCATGGTCAAGCCCGCCATGTCGTACCTCGACGTGCTGGCCGACGCGGCCGCGGTGTCTCCCGTTCCCGTCTGGGCCTACCAGGTGAGCGGGGAGTACGCGATGGTCGAAGCCGCCGCCGCGAACGGCTGGATCGACCGCGAGCGCACGATCGACGAGACCATCACGAGCATCGTGCGTGCCGGCGCCGACGCGGTGCTGACCTACTGGGCGATCGAGGCGGCCGAACGCCTCGGTGCGCGCTGA
- a CDS encoding glutamate-1-semialdehyde 2,1-aminomutase yields the protein MLTNADAAARARAVIPGGVNSPVRAFGSVGGTPLSIVSARGPHVTDVTGREYVDLVASWGPALLGHAHPEVVAAVSDAASRGLSFGASTPGETDLAELVVDRLNVEGIAGIEKLRLVSTGTEATMTAIRIARGATGRDIVIKFAGHYHGHSDGLLAESGSGVATLGLPGSAGVPAGIAALTLVLPYNDRDAVREAFAVHSGRIAAIITEAAGANAGVLVPDAGFNRFLADTVRAEGALLILDEVLTGFRVGAAGWWGLEQVAGEGWVPDLVTFGKVIGGGMPLAGIGGRAALLDLLAPLGPVYQAGTLSGNPLAVAAGLATLRLADAEVYRRVDAAASVVSMALGEALTAEGVSHVVSHAGSLFSVAFRDGAVRDYSDARDQDAWRYPAFFHAMLDAGVSLPPSVFEAWFLTAAHDDAALGRVLDALPAAARAAAAATPA from the coding sequence ATGCTGACGAACGCGGATGCCGCGGCCCGCGCCCGCGCGGTGATCCCGGGCGGCGTCAACTCGCCCGTGCGCGCCTTCGGCTCGGTGGGCGGCACGCCCCTGTCGATCGTCTCCGCGCGCGGTCCTCACGTGACCGATGTGACCGGTCGGGAGTACGTCGACCTCGTCGCGTCGTGGGGTCCCGCGCTCCTCGGCCATGCGCATCCCGAGGTCGTCGCGGCCGTCTCGGACGCGGCATCCCGAGGGCTGTCGTTCGGGGCCTCGACGCCGGGCGAGACCGACCTGGCGGAGCTCGTCGTCGACCGGCTGAACGTCGAGGGCATCGCCGGCATCGAGAAGCTCCGCCTCGTCTCCACGGGTACCGAGGCCACAATGACGGCGATCCGCATCGCGCGCGGGGCGACCGGCCGCGACATCGTCATCAAGTTCGCCGGCCACTATCACGGGCACTCCGACGGCCTCCTCGCCGAGTCGGGTTCGGGTGTCGCGACGCTCGGCCTCCCCGGGTCGGCGGGGGTCCCGGCCGGCATCGCGGCGCTCACCCTCGTCCTCCCGTACAACGATCGGGACGCCGTCCGAGAGGCCTTCGCGGTGCACTCCGGGCGCATCGCGGCGATCATCACCGAGGCCGCGGGAGCCAACGCGGGCGTCCTCGTCCCCGACGCCGGATTCAACCGCTTCCTCGCCGACACGGTGCGTGCCGAGGGCGCGCTGCTCATCCTCGACGAGGTCCTCACCGGCTTCCGCGTCGGAGCCGCCGGATGGTGGGGCCTGGAGCAGGTCGCGGGCGAGGGCTGGGTGCCCGACCTGGTGACGTTCGGCAAGGTCATCGGGGGAGGGATGCCGCTCGCCGGAATCGGCGGGCGCGCCGCCCTCCTGGATCTGCTCGCCCCGCTCGGTCCCGTGTATCAGGCGGGGACGCTGAGCGGCAATCCCCTCGCCGTCGCCGCCGGTCTCGCGACGCTGCGCCTCGCGGACGCCGAGGTCTACCGTCGGGTGGATGCCGCGGCATCCGTCGTCTCGATGGCCCTCGGCGAGGCTCTCACGGCCGAGGGCGTTTCGCACGTCGTCTCGCACGCGGGAAGCCTCTTCTCCGTCGCGTTCCGCGACGGCGCGGTCCGCGACTACTCCGACGCCCGCGACCAGGATGCCTGGCGCTACCCGGCGTTCTTCCACGCGATGCTCGACGCCGGCGTCTCGCTGCCGCCGAGCGTCTTCGAGGCGTGGTTCCTCACCGCGGCGCACGACGATGCCGCGCTCGGCCGGGTGCTCGACGCCCTTCCGGCCGCCGCGCGGGCTGCGGCCGCCGCGACCCCGGCGTGA
- a CDS encoding phospholipid carrier-dependent glycosyltransferase, which produces MTATSEPLLPQPLLTEARHTFYERWRARLDADPRVHRVWSVLAPVLVTLLAAVLRFWNLGHPHAIVFDETYYVKDAWSQWNLGYPATWPENPDYAFADGGTDRFTTDPAYVVHPPLGKWIIGFGMALFGADSSFGWRFSVALLGTATVLVLYFLARALGGSIVYATVAALFLAVDGLGIVLSRVSILDGILTFFVVLSFWFVVLDRRRHRERLARAVARYGGDAPPAWGPVFWNRPWLLAAGAAIGAATAVKWSGLWVLAALGVYLIVDDALARRKAGIAAWPTDAALRQGLVTFVLFVPAAVAVYLASWTGWFVTDGGYDRHAVDADPAAGFWAWVPLPLQNLWHYHQAIYGSNVALTSPHSYASPAWQWPLLLRPTSMYYLGSATGENGCTAGGSGCSEGITSIANPLLWWAAVIAVVYLVWRCIAKRNGGDWLVLTGIVATYVPWLLYPDRTIFQFYTIVILPFMLLALTTTLRDLAQLKTRRGFALGRWATGVLIVAVLLVSIWYFPVWTAQQVPYDFWYLHFNRAGWI; this is translated from the coding sequence GTGACCGCCACCTCCGAGCCGCTGCTCCCGCAGCCCCTTCTGACGGAGGCGCGTCACACCTTCTACGAGCGCTGGCGCGCGCGACTGGACGCCGATCCGCGGGTCCACCGGGTGTGGAGCGTGCTCGCGCCCGTCCTCGTCACGCTGCTCGCCGCCGTGCTGCGCTTCTGGAATCTCGGACACCCGCACGCGATCGTCTTCGACGAGACGTACTACGTGAAGGATGCCTGGAGCCAGTGGAACCTCGGTTACCCGGCGACGTGGCCCGAGAACCCCGACTACGCGTTCGCCGACGGCGGGACCGACCGCTTCACGACCGACCCCGCCTACGTCGTCCATCCCCCGCTCGGCAAGTGGATCATCGGGTTCGGGATGGCGCTGTTCGGCGCGGACTCGTCGTTCGGCTGGCGCTTCTCCGTCGCGCTCCTGGGCACCGCCACGGTGCTCGTCCTGTACTTCCTGGCGCGAGCCCTCGGCGGATCGATCGTCTACGCGACGGTGGCGGCGCTCTTCCTCGCCGTGGACGGTCTCGGCATCGTGCTGAGCCGCGTGAGCATCCTCGACGGCATCCTCACGTTCTTCGTCGTCCTGTCGTTCTGGTTCGTCGTGCTCGACCGACGACGACATCGCGAGCGGCTCGCTCGTGCTGTCGCCCGGTACGGGGGCGACGCGCCGCCGGCGTGGGGCCCGGTGTTCTGGAACCGCCCGTGGCTTCTGGCCGCCGGCGCCGCGATCGGCGCCGCGACGGCGGTGAAGTGGTCAGGGCTCTGGGTGCTCGCGGCGCTGGGCGTCTACCTGATCGTCGACGATGCGCTCGCCCGGCGGAAGGCGGGGATCGCCGCCTGGCCGACGGATGCCGCGCTCCGCCAGGGCCTGGTCACCTTCGTCCTCTTCGTCCCGGCCGCCGTCGCGGTGTACCTGGCGTCCTGGACGGGCTGGTTCGTCACGGACGGCGGCTACGATCGCCATGCCGTCGACGCCGACCCGGCGGCAGGATTCTGGGCGTGGGTACCCCTCCCCCTTCAGAACCTCTGGCACTATCACCAGGCGATCTACGGCTCGAACGTCGCCCTGACCTCCCCGCACAGCTACGCGAGCCCCGCCTGGCAGTGGCCGCTCCTGTTGCGGCCGACCTCGATGTACTACCTGGGCTCTGCCACCGGCGAGAACGGCTGCACGGCGGGAGGCAGCGGCTGCTCCGAGGGCATCACGAGCATCGCCAATCCGCTCCTGTGGTGGGCGGCCGTCATCGCCGTGGTGTACCTCGTCTGGCGCTGCATCGCCAAGCGGAACGGCGGGGACTGGCTCGTGCTGACCGGGATCGTCGCGACCTACGTGCCGTGGCTGCTCTATCCCGACCGCACGATCTTCCAGTTCTACACGATCGTGATCCTGCCGTTCATGCTCCTGGCGCTCACCACGACTCTGCGCGACCTCGCGCAGTTGAAGACGCGGCGCGGATTCGCGCTCGGCAGGTGGGCCACCGGCGTCCTGATCGTCGCCGTGCTGCTCGTCTCGATCTGGTACTTCCCGGTGTGGACGGCCCAGCAGGTGCCGTACGACTTCTGGTACCTGCACTTCAACCGGGCGGGCTGGATCTGA
- the rsmI gene encoding 16S rRNA (cytidine(1402)-2'-O)-methyltransferase, producing the protein MIILAATPIGNLGDASRRLVEALESATVVAAEDTRTTQRLLVALGVRNRPRLVALHDHNEKQRAAELIELARDGDVLLLSDAGMPTVSDPGYGVVAAAAAAGVAVTAIPGPSAVVTALAVSGLPTDRFTFEGFLPRKPGERRAALAALAREPRTMVFFESPARVAASLADMASSLGADRRAAVCRELTKLHEEIARGSLAHLVAWAEGGVRGEIVVVVEGATAVEVGFEAAVAQVQTLVAGGTRLKDAAAEVSGHTGHSSRELYQAALAARG; encoded by the coding sequence GTGATCATCCTGGCCGCGACCCCCATCGGGAACCTGGGGGATGCCTCGCGCCGCCTGGTCGAGGCGCTTGAGTCCGCGACGGTCGTCGCCGCGGAGGACACGCGCACCACCCAGCGTCTGCTCGTCGCGCTGGGCGTCCGGAACCGCCCGCGGCTCGTCGCCCTCCACGACCACAACGAGAAGCAGCGCGCGGCCGAGCTCATCGAACTCGCCCGCGACGGCGACGTGCTGCTCCTCTCGGACGCCGGGATGCCGACGGTGAGCGACCCGGGCTACGGGGTCGTGGCCGCCGCGGCGGCCGCGGGCGTCGCCGTGACCGCCATCCCGGGGCCGAGCGCCGTCGTCACGGCGCTCGCCGTCTCCGGCCTGCCCACCGATCGCTTCACCTTCGAGGGCTTCCTGCCTCGCAAGCCGGGGGAGCGGCGTGCCGCCCTCGCGGCTCTCGCCCGTGAGCCTCGGACGATGGTGTTCTTCGAGTCGCCCGCGCGGGTCGCGGCATCCCTCGCCGACATGGCGTCGTCCCTGGGGGCCGACCGGCGCGCGGCGGTGTGCCGGGAGCTCACCAAGCTGCACGAGGAGATCGCGCGCGGATCACTCGCCCACCTCGTGGCGTGGGCCGAGGGCGGCGTGCGGGGCGAGATCGTCGTCGTCGTCGAGGGGGCGACGGCCGTCGAGGTGGGCTTCGAGGCCGCCGTCGCGCAGGTGCAGACGCTCGTTGCGGGCGGCACGCGCCTCAAGGATGCCGCGGCCGAGGTATCGGGGCACACCGGTCATTCCTCGCGTGAGCTCTATCAAGCGGCGCTCGCTGCGCGCGGCTGA
- a CDS encoding DUF5979 domain-containing protein, producing MTNVDSNQSTTVSLDSANPSVTFTDIVPGDDYTVEELGEDGWTSTLVCDAGSAIPESEAWQFTATPQQEIVCDANNEASPASVELDKTVVGVTDVFEWSFDFTIDPSESVTPGATQTISGVGASTESAVWENLLPGETYTLSEESTPGWQAGILTCTGLEDSNQAPDAVTFVAQPGQVLECAVTNTPAPVALTVTKTALGGNATFQFLLTPVDPVGVAIVGNAVTEGGTGIATFEGLTPGATYSLGEREIPGWLQDAFTCTVTHVGGEPEAIDLAGFTVEPGDAIACAAENRIVNAPLELAKTVSGSPVRQSDGTYVVNYVITVWNPGPLADVYDLDDALDFGTGIGVVSATATSADGVPVDASWNGTTTVRIATAVAIGAEVTHSYNIAVRVTVPPMITTDNADCSGAPGEATGLLNGAVLTFGATSVEASACAPVPASLPATGVTLSALWVAIALLTGGALLLLIRRVRRSA from the coding sequence GTGACCAACGTCGACTCGAACCAGAGCACCACGGTCTCGCTCGATTCCGCCAACCCCTCGGTCACGTTCACCGACATCGTGCCCGGTGACGACTACACCGTCGAGGAGCTCGGCGAGGACGGCTGGACGAGCACGCTCGTCTGCGACGCCGGCTCAGCGATCCCCGAGAGCGAGGCGTGGCAGTTCACGGCAACGCCCCAGCAGGAGATCGTGTGCGACGCGAACAACGAGGCGAGTCCGGCGAGCGTCGAGCTCGACAAGACGGTCGTCGGCGTCACGGACGTCTTCGAGTGGTCGTTCGACTTCACGATCGACCCGTCCGAGTCAGTCACGCCGGGCGCGACGCAGACCATCAGCGGCGTGGGCGCTTCGACCGAGTCGGCCGTCTGGGAGAACCTCCTGCCCGGTGAGACCTACACGCTGTCCGAGGAGAGCACGCCCGGCTGGCAGGCAGGCATCCTCACCTGCACGGGCCTCGAGGACTCGAACCAGGCTCCGGATGCCGTGACCTTCGTCGCGCAGCCGGGTCAGGTGCTCGAATGCGCCGTGACGAACACGCCGGCTCCGGTCGCGCTCACGGTCACCAAGACCGCGCTCGGCGGGAACGCGACGTTCCAGTTCCTCCTGACCCCGGTCGACCCTGTCGGCGTCGCGATCGTCGGCAATGCGGTCACCGAGGGCGGCACGGGCATCGCGACGTTCGAGGGCCTCACGCCCGGGGCCACGTACTCGCTCGGCGAGCGCGAGATCCCGGGCTGGCTGCAGGACGCCTTCACGTGCACCGTGACGCACGTCGGCGGCGAGCCGGAGGCGATCGACCTCGCGGGCTTCACCGTCGAGCCCGGTGACGCGATCGCCTGTGCGGCGGAGAACCGCATCGTCAACGCGCCCCTCGAACTGGCCAAGACCGTCTCCGGATCCCCGGTACGTCAGTCGGACGGGACCTACGTCGTGAACTACGTCATCACGGTGTGGAACCCGGGCCCGCTGGCGGACGTCTACGACCTCGATGACGCACTCGACTTCGGCACCGGCATCGGCGTCGTGAGCGCGACGGCGACCTCCGCCGACGGCGTGCCCGTCGACGCGTCGTGGAACGGTACGACGACGGTCCGTATCGCGACGGCCGTCGCGATCGGCGCCGAGGTCACCCACTCGTACAACATCGCCGTGCGGGTCACCGTTCCGCCGATGATCACGACCGACAACGCCGACTGCTCGGGCGCACCCGGCGAGGCGACGGGCCTCCTGAACGGTGCGGTGCTGACCTTCGGCGCCACGTCGGTGGAGGCTTCGGCCTGCGCTCCCGTGCCGGCGAGCCTGCCCGCGACGGGTGTCACGCTGAGCGCCCTGTGGGTCGCAATCGCGCTGCTGACCGGCGGAGCCCTGCTGCTGCTGATCCGACGGGTCCGCCGCAGCGCCTGA
- the metG gene encoding methionine--tRNA ligase has protein sequence MTSGRSFYITTPIYYPSDVPHIGHGYTTVAVDTLARWHRQAGDDTWMLTGTDEHGQKMMRAASANGATPQEWVDKLVSESWSPLLKTLDVANDDFIRTTQPRHEERVKQFVQAIYDRGYIYAGEFEALYCVGCEEFKTESEIVDGEGPFEGLKVCAIHSKPLELLQEKNYFFKLSEFQDRLLELYRSVPDFIRPESARNEVVSFVKQGLKDLSISRSTFDWGITVPWDESHVIYVWVDALLNYATAVGYGSDPEEFARRWPAYHVVGKDILRFHAVIWPAMLLAAGVDVPRGVFAHGWLLVGGEKMSKSKLTGIAPTEITDVFGSDAYRFYFLSAIAFGQDGSFSWEDLSARYQAELANGFGNLASRTTAMIDRYFAGVVPPAGEYLQADLGIQQTVRDAAAAADAAIERFRIDEAIASIWTIVDALNLYITENEPWSLAKDDTQRERLGTVLYTAAEGLRALAVLLSPVTPIATGKLWVALGAADTLGRLEDQHIREAGGWGILPPGATVTALAPLFPRVEQTV, from the coding sequence GTGACTTCCGGCCGTTCTTTCTACATCACGACGCCGATCTACTATCCGAGCGACGTGCCCCACATCGGCCACGGGTACACGACCGTGGCGGTGGACACCCTCGCCCGCTGGCATCGCCAGGCGGGCGACGACACCTGGATGCTCACCGGCACGGACGAGCACGGCCAGAAGATGATGCGCGCGGCCTCCGCGAACGGCGCGACGCCGCAGGAGTGGGTGGACAAGCTCGTGAGCGAGTCCTGGTCACCGCTGCTGAAGACGCTCGATGTCGCGAACGACGACTTCATCCGCACGACGCAGCCCCGCCACGAGGAGCGCGTCAAGCAGTTCGTGCAGGCCATCTACGACCGCGGCTACATCTACGCGGGCGAGTTCGAGGCGCTGTACTGCGTCGGCTGCGAGGAGTTCAAGACGGAGTCCGAGATCGTCGACGGCGAAGGCCCCTTCGAGGGGCTCAAGGTCTGCGCCATCCACTCCAAGCCGCTGGAGCTGCTCCAGGAGAAGAACTACTTCTTCAAGCTCAGCGAGTTCCAGGACAGGCTGCTCGAGCTCTACCGCTCGGTGCCGGACTTCATCCGCCCGGAGTCGGCGCGCAACGAGGTCGTCTCGTTCGTCAAGCAGGGCCTGAAGGACCTCTCGATCTCGCGCTCGACGTTCGACTGGGGCATCACGGTGCCGTGGGACGAGTCGCACGTCATCTACGTGTGGGTCGACGCGCTGCTCAACTACGCCACCGCGGTGGGCTACGGATCGGACCCGGAGGAGTTCGCCCGGCGCTGGCCGGCGTACCACGTCGTCGGGAAGGACATCCTGCGGTTCCACGCCGTGATCTGGCCCGCGATGCTCCTGGCGGCGGGCGTGGACGTGCCGCGCGGCGTGTTCGCGCACGGATGGCTGCTCGTCGGCGGCGAGAAGATGTCGAAGTCGAAGCTCACCGGCATCGCGCCGACCGAGATCACCGACGTCTTCGGCTCGGACGCGTACCGCTTCTACTTCCTGTCGGCGATCGCGTTCGGCCAGGACGGCTCGTTCTCGTGGGAGGACCTCTCGGCGCGCTACCAGGCGGAGCTCGCCAACGGCTTCGGCAACCTCGCGTCGCGCACGACCGCGATGATCGATCGCTACTTCGCGGGCGTGGTGCCGCCCGCAGGCGAGTACCTGCAGGCCGATCTCGGCATCCAGCAGACGGTTCGGGATGCCGCGGCCGCCGCGGACGCCGCGATCGAGCGGTTCCGCATCGACGAGGCGATCGCGTCGATCTGGACGATCGTCGACGCCCTGAATCTCTACATCACGGAGAACGAGCCGTGGTCGCTCGCGAAGGACGACACCCAGCGCGAGCGCCTGGGCACCGTCCTGTACACGGCCGCCGAGGGACTCCGCGCCCTCGCGGTGCTGCTTTCTCCCGTCACGCCCATCGCGACGGGGAAGCTGTGGGTCGCCCTCGGCGCCGCCGACACGCTGGGCCGGCTCGAAGACCAGCACATCCGCGAGGCGGGAGGCTGGGGCATCCTTCCCCCCGGCGCCACCGTCACCGCCCTCGCGCCGCTCTTCCCTCGCGTCGAGCAGACGGTCTGA